The DNA segment CATCGCCACGTGGTCGAGCCAGATGGTCCATCATCCGCTCGGCGATCTGTCGGTATCCGCGGCCGTTCGGATGGACGTTGTCTGCGAGCAGGTCCGTGTCGTCCGCCCCGAGCAGGCTGACGCCGTGCACGAGGTGCAGGCCCCGGTCACCCCGGTCTCGGAGGATCTGCACCGCCTGCGCGATCGCGTGCCGGATGAACTCCAGCGTCAGCCCGTGCGAGTTCGGCTCGTCAGCCGGGAACGCGGTCGAAATCGGGGTGATCACGTGGATCGGCACGCCCGGATGGCCGTCGCGAACGGTCGAGATGAACCCGAGGATCGCGGGAAGGAGGCTCCGCTCATTGTGCGTGGCCTGCCCATGGACGTTGATCCCGAGGCAGAGCGTCACGAGGTCGGCGCGCTCATCACGGATCAGTCGGGCGATCGACGGGTCCAGGAGACACTGCCCTCCGAAGCCGAGGTTCAGGTGGTCGAAGCCCAGGCGGGTTGCGCAGATCGCAGACCAGGTCTCCGTCGGCCCCGGCGCCGAACGGCACTGCGTGATCGAACTCCCGTGCACGATCCACCGCGGGCGCGACTCCTCGACCGGTTCGCACCGGGCGCCCTCCTCGACCAGCAGCCGGTTGACGAGCACGCGACCGTACTGGGGGAGCCACACCTCCACGAGCCCCGGTGGAACCGCGAACTCGACCGGCGACCGGCCGATCTCGGCTCGGAGGACACCGTCACCCGTGACGACATCGACGGGCGAGCAGTCGGCGTCGGACCGGAGGTCGAGCACGAGACGACGCGAGTCGGTGCGGAAGCGCAGGCGCACCCCCGCGGGCATCGCCGCTCGTTCGATGAGATCCCCGCCCGGGTACAACGCGTGGTCTTGATGGGGAAGGCGCCATGGTTGCACGCCGTGGCCCGTATCCTCGAGCGACGCCACTCCGTGCCAGGACACGTCCGTGTGCAGATCCGCTGTTCGCATCCGCTCCTCCTGTTCGGAGCCGGCGGTGGACACGATTGAACGTTTCATCATGTCCACCGCCGGCTCGGGTCACTCGACTGCGCTGGTCGTCGAGAGCCAGCCGTTGAGGCTCGACCCGACACGCACCTCGACGAGGACCGTGCGCGAGCGTTCCTCAGGTTGTCCGGCGAACGGCGTGGTGACGATCCCGTCCCCCGCGTCGACGGTCGTCGTGGCAGTACGTTCCTGACGCGGCGGAGCGACCACCTGAAGCGAGTTCCGCTCGACCTCCGCGAAGGCGGGAACCGCTCGACTCAGGTCGCTTGCGTCAACCGACACCGCAACCTCGAAGACGCCTCCAGCCGGCACCGACTCCGGGGCCGTCGCCGAGAGGAAGGATCCGCTCCGGATCGACTCGACCTCTCCCTCGACGTACACCGGAGAGCCGTCGAGCGTCACCGCGACACCGCCGGCGAAGGGAGTGAGGGTGCGACTCGCACCGTCCATGCGTGTCACCTCGACGTCGCTTCCGGACATCAGGGTCACGTCTCGGGGGCCGTCGGTGGACCACATGACCTTGGCGGGCGTGCCATCGGCGCGGCGGAACTCATAGCTCCGAATCTCCGGGTCCGTCTCATCGCGGTGATCGAACTCCGCGCCGGAGAGCACTCGCGTCAGCGTCGCGTAGGCGTTGAACGCCATCTTCGGCGTGTACGCACCCGCAGGATCAGCAGCGCTGCGGACCATGCCCCAGTTCTGGCCCGGAGCGGCGCGGTTGACGCCGGTGTTCTCGAGCGAGTACCAGTACACGCGCTCGACGCCGGACGCGAGCGCGATGACCTGCGATCGGACCGTGTAGTCGGCCTGCGTCGCCTCGCTGACGCCCCGAGCGCTGATGTTGGACTGCCAGCCGACCTCGGTGAACCAGATCGGCTTGGCCTCGCCGTCGTTGTACTCCCGGATCAGCTCGTCGAGCTGCTGGATGCGCGCCTCCAGGCCCACGCC comes from the Agromyces marinus genome and includes:
- a CDS encoding SGNH/GDSL hydrolase family protein, coding for MMKRSIVSTAGSEQEERMRTADLHTDVSWHGVASLEDTGHGVQPWRLPHQDHALYPGGDLIERAAMPAGVRLRFRTDSRRLVLDLRSDADCSPVDVVTGDGVLRAEIGRSPVEFAVPPGLVEVWLPQYGRVLVNRLLVEEGARCEPVEESRPRWIVHGSSITQCRSAPGPTETWSAICATRLGFDHLNLGFGGQCLLDPSIARLIRDERADLVTLCLGINVHGQATHNERSLLPAILGFISTVRDGHPGVPIHVITPISTAFPADEPNSHGLTLEFIRHAIAQAVQILRDRGDRGLHLVHGVSLLGADDTDLLADNVHPNGRGYRQIAERMMDHLARPRGDAESTRDQEQDT